The Geotalea uraniireducens Rf4 genome window below encodes:
- a CDS encoding response regulator, which produces MITILLITDQPRLQSIFASIGELPGVTLRMAGSLDHGAEEITAAAPAIVFVQDRLSGLSGNIIARHIRSRLTSEETKIILLSEDNPDLSQIKEFVDRCLDLRETDQVLTSAVENILAALVQKEENSAPGKPNASELVEKVYDQVKLSRESSPAEINGEKQAAVQASEEPAEKSRFQDRLETVLESQEPVSVHFAETRHIHSDGTPSEPGMILRGERVGDYIIRDEPGKNRFWLFAIASVALVAILFYLLAGGKKQPAKTITVKPASVSAQSAAKQTPTPSRLTRLPAFIPAQGVDAAYAKTHPGWEKYITNKLEFKVYREKDFIKALQVIDLSGGAITEGYLKDVLKEVGGDSAYAVATKAEKGNYLIEKGSISAAGRIITYRDKSSLHLKGFVVHFQ; this is translated from the coding sequence GTGATTACCATCCTGCTCATAACCGATCAACCCCGCCTGCAAAGCATCTTTGCCTCTATCGGCGAGTTACCGGGTGTCACTCTGCGGATGGCCGGCAGCCTGGACCATGGCGCAGAAGAAATCACTGCTGCCGCTCCAGCCATTGTTTTTGTCCAGGACCGGCTTTCCGGTCTCTCCGGCAACATTATCGCCAGACATATACGCAGCCGACTCACCTCGGAGGAAACAAAAATCATCCTCCTGTCCGAGGACAATCCCGATTTATCCCAAATAAAGGAATTTGTCGACAGATGCCTTGATCTGCGCGAAACGGATCAAGTACTGACTTCTGCCGTTGAGAACATTCTTGCCGCCCTGGTGCAGAAAGAAGAAAATTCTGCCCCCGGCAAGCCAAATGCATCTGAGCTGGTAGAAAAAGTGTATGACCAGGTTAAGCTTTCCCGGGAAAGTTCTCCGGCTGAAATCAATGGCGAAAAACAGGCTGCCGTGCAGGCCAGTGAAGAGCCGGCGGAGAAATCCCGGTTCCAGGACAGGCTTGAAACCGTGCTGGAAAGCCAGGAACCGGTTTCGGTTCATTTTGCCGAAACCCGGCACATCCATTCTGATGGGACCCCATCGGAACCAGGCATGATACTCCGCGGGGAGCGGGTCGGCGATTATATCATCCGGGACGAGCCTGGGAAAAATCGTTTCTGGTTGTTCGCTATCGCCTCTGTTGCCTTGGTCGCAATCCTTTTCTACCTCCTTGCCGGTGGGAAGAAACAACCGGCAAAGACCATCACGGTAAAACCTGCGTCGGTATCGGCCCAATCCGCTGCAAAACAGACACCCACTCCATCAAGACTCACACGACTCCCTGCATTTATTCCCGCGCAAGGGGTGGATGCTGCTTACGCTAAAACCCATCCCGGCTGGGAGAAGTATATAACGAACAAGCTTGAGTTCAAGGTCTATCGGGAGAAGGATTTCATCAAAGCCTTGCAGGTAATCGATTTGAGCGGTGGGGCGATCACGGAAGGTTATCTTAAGGACGTGCTCAAGGAAGTCGGCGGCGACAGCGCTTATGCTGTCGCGACAAAGGCAGAAAAAGGCAATTATCTTATCGAAAAAGGAAGTATTTCAGCTGCAGGCAGGATTATTACCTACAGGGATAAATCGAGCCTCCACCTGAAGGGTTTTGTCGTTCACTTCCAATAG
- a CDS encoding DEAD/DEAH box helicase, protein MSFETLQLSPSILKAIAVCGYTTPTPIQEQAIPLALAGKDLIASAQTGTGKTAAFTLPALQRLSTPSPINGKGPRILVLTPTRELANQVTDAVRNYGKFMRVRSGAILGGMPYREQLQLLSQPVDLIVATPGRLIDHLERGRINLSRLELLILDEADRMLDMGFSDDVDKIAAAAPANRQTLLFTATMDDVMAKLAQRLLKDPVRIEIAGQKTSHDQIEQRLHVVDNLQHKNRMLQHLIADGNLTKAIIFSATKRDADMLARELHAQGHAAAALHGDMTQNARNKTITNMRRGKVRLLVATDVAARGLDVTGISHVINFDLPKFAEDYVHRIGRTGRAGASGIAISFVSLNDINYLDRIERYTGQTLPLHVIPGLEPTRPLRRVSTSGKRSQPANGRGKTPYAGGQRRQGKDEKGNGGFAHARKGASTRSRTVSPVTVEYRSGKPGRDTRQSN, encoded by the coding sequence ATGTCTTTTGAAACACTGCAGTTGTCCCCATCAATCCTGAAAGCCATTGCCGTTTGCGGCTACACGACGCCAACTCCTATCCAGGAGCAGGCAATCCCCCTGGCCCTTGCCGGCAAGGATCTTATAGCCTCAGCCCAGACAGGAACCGGCAAGACCGCCGCCTTTACCTTGCCGGCCTTGCAGCGGCTGAGCACACCTTCGCCGATAAACGGCAAGGGACCTCGGATTCTCGTGCTTACTCCGACCCGCGAACTGGCCAACCAGGTTACCGACGCCGTGCGCAATTACGGCAAATTCATGCGGGTCAGGAGCGGCGCCATCCTTGGTGGCATGCCTTACCGCGAGCAGTTGCAACTCCTGTCCCAACCGGTAGACCTGATCGTCGCCACGCCGGGCAGGCTTATCGACCACCTGGAGCGGGGTCGCATCAATCTCTCCCGTTTGGAATTGCTCATATTGGACGAAGCCGACCGGATGCTCGATATGGGTTTCAGCGACGATGTGGACAAGATCGCTGCGGCTGCCCCGGCTAATCGCCAGACCCTTCTATTCACGGCTACTATGGACGACGTGATGGCTAAATTGGCCCAACGGCTGTTGAAAGATCCGGTGCGTATCGAGATTGCCGGACAGAAAACCAGCCACGACCAGATTGAACAGCGTCTCCATGTTGTGGACAACCTCCAGCACAAGAACCGCATGCTGCAACATCTCATTGCAGACGGCAACCTGACCAAAGCGATCATTTTTTCCGCCACCAAGCGCGATGCGGACATGCTTGCCCGTGAGCTGCACGCCCAGGGACACGCAGCCGCTGCCTTGCACGGCGACATGACCCAAAATGCGCGGAACAAGACCATAACCAATATGCGTCGCGGCAAGGTGCGTTTGCTTGTGGCTACCGATGTGGCCGCCCGCGGCCTGGACGTGACCGGGATCAGTCATGTGATAAACTTTGACCTGCCAAAATTCGCCGAAGATTACGTACACCGCATCGGCCGTACCGGCCGCGCAGGCGCGTCAGGCATTGCCATTTCCTTTGTCTCGCTCAACGATATCAACTACCTGGACAGGATCGAGCGTTACACCGGCCAGACCCTGCCGCTGCATGTGATTCCCGGCCTGGAGCCGACCCGTCCGTTGCGTCGGGTCAGCACCAGCGGTAAGCGGAGCCAGCCGGCAAACGGCCGGGGCAAAACCCCTTACGCCGGGGGGCAGCGCCGCCAGGGCAAGGATGAGAAGGGGAACGGCGGATTCGCCCATGCCCGCAAAGGCGCTTCGACGCGATCAAGGACTGTCTCTCCCGTCACTGTTGAGTACCGCAGCGGCAAGCCGGGTCGCGATACGCGGCAATCGAACTGA
- a CDS encoding FprA family A-type flavoprotein — MAEIIEIKPDLYWIGVKDPELRTFDDLFPTEHGTTYNSYLIKGKDKIAIIDTVKGCRSEEYLAKIRQLVDPAEIDYFIINHTEPDHSGSLAFMLQHCPKATVISTQAAHTFLGNLIHTPFPSHVVKDGEVLDLGGKRIRFVIAPFLHWPDTMFALLEEDGVIFTCDAFGSHYCGPSIFNDELPDFSADMEFYFDCIMRPFKDRALAAIDKIKHDRIEVICPSHGPVLRSDPWKTIALYEKWCQPKSSGRKIVIFFLSPHGNTEKMAAAVVKGASLPGIEVIAEHVNHLSADEIRDLMEEADALIFGTPTINRDIPKPMWDVLAYLSSVKLKTNIAGVFGSYGWSGEASKMAEERLKGLNFKLPAPFVRAPFTPRPEALEQCEALGRTIAEEVLKK, encoded by the coding sequence ATGGCAGAGATTATCGAGATAAAACCCGACCTTTACTGGATCGGCGTCAAAGATCCTGAGCTGCGGACTTTCGACGACCTGTTCCCGACCGAGCACGGCACCACCTACAACTCTTACCTGATCAAAGGGAAGGACAAGATCGCCATTATCGACACGGTCAAAGGGTGCCGCTCCGAGGAGTACCTGGCCAAGATCAGGCAACTGGTTGATCCGGCAGAGATCGATTATTTCATCATCAACCACACGGAACCGGACCATTCCGGCTCACTTGCCTTCATGCTCCAGCACTGTCCGAAGGCGACCGTCATCTCCACCCAGGCTGCACACACCTTTCTCGGCAACCTGATCCACACCCCGTTCCCCTCCCATGTCGTCAAGGATGGCGAGGTCCTCGATCTGGGCGGCAAGCGGATCCGCTTCGTTATTGCGCCGTTCCTCCACTGGCCTGACACCATGTTTGCCCTCCTCGAAGAGGACGGGGTCATCTTTACCTGTGACGCCTTTGGTTCCCATTACTGCGGGCCATCAATCTTCAATGACGAACTTCCCGATTTCAGTGCCGACATGGAGTTTTACTTCGACTGCATCATGCGCCCATTCAAGGACCGGGCGCTGGCCGCCATCGACAAGATCAAGCATGACCGGATAGAGGTGATTTGTCCGAGCCATGGACCCGTGCTGCGCAGCGACCCGTGGAAAACCATCGCTCTCTACGAGAAATGGTGCCAGCCGAAGAGCAGTGGCAGAAAAATAGTGATCTTCTTCCTGTCTCCCCACGGCAATACTGAGAAAATGGCTGCTGCGGTGGTCAAGGGGGCGTCTCTCCCCGGCATTGAGGTGATAGCCGAGCATGTCAACCACCTGTCGGCCGATGAAATACGCGATCTTATGGAAGAGGCTGACGCCCTCATCTTCGGCACCCCTACCATCAACCGCGACATCCCGAAACCGATGTGGGACGTCCTTGCCTATCTCTCCTCAGTCAAGCTGAAAACGAATATTGCCGGGGTGTTCGGCAGCTATGGCTGGAGCGGCGAGGCGAGCAAGATGGCCGAGGAACGGCTCAAAGGGCTCAACTTCAAGTTGCCGGCGCCCTTTGTCCGTGCACCGTTTACTCCCAGGCCCGAGGCGCTGGAACAGTGCGAGGCTCTCGGCCGGACCATTGCCGAAGAAGTGCTGAAGAAGTAG
- the mntA gene encoding type VII toxin-antitoxin system MntA family adenylyltransferase antitoxin, with the protein MIKFERIPVDIKQRLPRVTQALEQDPRIIFAYLFGGLAGGEPKPLSDVDIAVYLADSEHLAEVKLDIFTKLCDLFGTCEIDLVILNTAPISLAGRILQNKQHLVDKEPYLRHRYESLTLRKSFDFRKKEETLFELRYGIGG; encoded by the coding sequence ATGATCAAGTTCGAAAGAATTCCGGTTGACATCAAGCAACGGCTGCCAAGGGTTACACAGGCTCTCGAGCAGGACCCGCGGATCATTTTCGCCTATCTATTCGGCGGCCTTGCCGGGGGAGAGCCCAAGCCCCTTTCAGACGTGGACATTGCCGTCTACCTTGCCGACTCGGAACACCTTGCAGAGGTTAAACTGGATATTTTTACAAAACTCTGCGACCTGTTCGGTACGTGCGAAATCGACCTGGTAATCCTCAACACGGCGCCCATAAGTCTCGCCGGCAGGATACTGCAGAACAAGCAGCACCTCGTTGACAAGGAGCCTTATCTGAGGCATCGCTACGAGTCGCTGACTTTGAGGAAGTCTTTTGATTTCAGGAAAAAGGAAGAAACTCTGTTCGAATTGAGGTATGGCATTGGTGGATAA
- a CDS encoding RCC1 domain-containing protein — translation MYLRALVAITLLLTVAQTALAMNDQISTWGGMSAAVKSGKVRTWGNYQPIIPADLTNAASISYGHAGLMVLKIDGTVAVYPNTFPYVENDPILLNFPTGLNNVRALVGYSEFALALKNDGTVVAWGSNGHGSLNVPAGLSGVVAVAAGDGHALALKNDGTVVTWGGDNFNVNVKQLLEVPAGLSNVVAISAGSGFSVALKADGTVVVWGSNVNYVVRDYLGNSTTSGLSNVVAISAGYGHVLALKSDGTIAAWGGDVSYYESLLGLCNVKAISAHWRQSLVLQNDGTLVCLGLGCDSTPTNYYKTCP, via the coding sequence ATGTATTTAAGAGCATTAGTTGCAATTACTCTTTTGCTGACCGTCGCGCAAACCGCGTTGGCAATGAATGACCAGATTTCTACTTGGGGTGGGATGTCAGCAGCTGTGAAATCGGGAAAAGTACGTACTTGGGGGAATTACCAGCCAATCATTCCTGCTGATTTAACGAATGCTGCCTCGATCTCGTATGGCCATGCGGGCTTGATGGTTCTTAAAATTGATGGCACGGTGGCGGTTTACCCAAATACTTTTCCTTATGTTGAAAATGATCCAATCCTCCTCAATTTTCCAACCGGCCTTAATAATGTCAGGGCACTTGTCGGCTACAGTGAATTTGCACTCGCCTTGAAAAACGACGGAACAGTGGTGGCATGGGGTTCCAATGGTCATGGCTCATTAAATGTCCCTGCAGGCCTCAGTGGTGTCGTAGCCGTTGCTGCTGGCGACGGTCATGCCCTTGCATTGAAAAATGATGGAACTGTCGTTACCTGGGGGGGGGATAATTTCAATGTCAACGTTAAGCAGTTACTAGAGGTGCCTGCGGGCCTTTCCAACGTGGTTGCCATTAGCGCCGGATCCGGTTTTAGTGTCGCACTCAAAGCCGATGGAACAGTTGTTGTGTGGGGCTCTAACGTAAATTATGTTGTGCGAGATTATTTAGGGAATAGCACTACTTCCGGGCTCTCCAATGTTGTCGCCATTTCTGCTGGATATGGCCACGTCCTTGCTTTAAAGAGTGACGGGACAATAGCCGCTTGGGGAGGTGACGTATCTTACTACGAATCACTGCTTGGTCTCTGCAATGTTAAAGCAATATCCGCCCATTGGCGACAATCTCTTGTTCTTCAGAACGACGGCACCCTTGTCTGTTTAGGCCTCGGATGCGACAGCACACCAACTAATTATTATAAAACCTGCCCATAA
- the priA gene encoding replication restart helicase PriA → MTESNSPLIIDVAVPLRLYTTFHYAVPPELAPLATTGVRVLVPFGRRKLTGYVIGIVAESEEELKPISAVLDPEPLFTSEELEFFRWSASYYLHPLGEVIKTALPAGINVESRKRQVCSADGMETEEEVLIGGKGVKRETFYRAVPSLELPANLRGKGLRIAEFLRTISEAAAGQLRREFGATPAHFRRLLELGLVEASEREVYRDPFREEVFAHDTPLVLNDSQSEALERIIAATDGRAFAPFLLHGVTGSGKTEVYLQSIAHVLDAGKTALVLVPEIALTPQLVKRFKSRFTCGIAVLHSGLSDGERYDEWRRIRRKEVSIVIGARSALFAPLSAIGIIVVDEEHEASYKQSEGFRYNARDLALVRGKMSKAVVILGSATPLLTTYHAAQEGKLGYLHLPHRVRNLPMPATELLDARGHKGDTFLPQLTSAIAKNLAAGGQTLLFLNRRGFATYLVCQDCGHVLRCPNCSVTLTYHRRRERHFCHYCDYSIPAPSVCPECDSQAIGLLGRGTERVEEEVRELFPLARVGRMDRDTTSGRGGHARVLKGLEDGTIDILIGTQMIAKGHDFPGVTLVGVVSADATLNIPDFRSSERTFQLISQVMGRAGRGDAPGKVLIQSLAPDHYAITHAVAHDFEGFYAEEISFRREVGYPPFTHLAALTLSGNSVAEVEKGAEAVAGVLHSTKRELKSRVEILGPVSAPLGKIRGRYRWQILLKSTGRAELHRLLARFKAGVKLPAVVRMAVDVDPVDML, encoded by the coding sequence ATGACTGAGTCCAACTCACCATTAATCATCGATGTCGCGGTGCCGCTCCGGCTCTACACCACCTTCCACTACGCAGTTCCCCCGGAGCTTGCTCCTCTGGCCACGACCGGCGTACGCGTGCTCGTGCCGTTCGGGAGGCGCAAGCTTACCGGCTATGTCATCGGTATTGTGGCGGAGAGCGAAGAAGAGCTGAAGCCGATCAGCGCCGTCCTCGACCCGGAACCGCTCTTCACATCGGAGGAGCTGGAATTTTTTCGCTGGAGCGCGTCCTACTACCTTCATCCCCTGGGTGAAGTGATCAAGACGGCTCTTCCTGCGGGGATCAATGTTGAGAGCCGCAAGCGCCAGGTCTGTTCTGCCGACGGTATGGAGACCGAAGAAGAGGTTCTGATCGGAGGTAAAGGGGTCAAGAGGGAGACCTTTTACAGGGCGGTTCCTTCTCTGGAGCTGCCGGCAAATCTGCGCGGCAAAGGCTTGCGCATCGCAGAATTTCTGCGAACAATCAGCGAGGCTGCGGCGGGGCAGCTGCGCCGGGAGTTTGGCGCCACTCCGGCGCATTTCCGGCGTCTGCTCGAACTCGGCCTGGTCGAGGCATCCGAACGAGAGGTGTACCGCGACCCGTTCCGGGAAGAGGTGTTTGCCCACGACACTCCTCTGGTCTTGAATGATAGCCAGTCTGAGGCACTGGAGCGGATCATTGCGGCAACCGATGGACGCGCCTTCGCACCGTTTCTTCTCCATGGCGTAACCGGCAGCGGCAAGACCGAGGTCTATCTGCAATCCATTGCCCATGTCCTCGATGCAGGAAAAACGGCCCTGGTGCTGGTGCCGGAGATCGCACTCACCCCCCAGCTGGTCAAGCGATTCAAGAGCCGCTTTACCTGCGGCATTGCCGTTCTCCACAGCGGATTATCCGACGGCGAACGTTACGACGAATGGCGGCGCATCCGGCGCAAAGAGGTCTCCATCGTCATCGGCGCCCGTTCCGCCCTTTTTGCGCCGCTCTCTGCGATCGGCATTATCGTCGTCGATGAAGAGCACGAGGCATCGTACAAGCAGTCCGAGGGGTTCCGCTACAATGCCAGGGATCTGGCACTGGTGCGGGGAAAGATGAGTAAGGCAGTGGTGATCCTCGGTTCCGCCACTCCGCTTTTGACCACCTACCATGCGGCGCAGGAGGGGAAACTCGGTTACCTGCACCTTCCCCACAGGGTTCGCAACCTCCCCATGCCGGCAACGGAACTGCTCGATGCCCGCGGCCACAAGGGCGACACCTTTCTGCCGCAGCTGACATCCGCCATTGCCAAAAATCTGGCGGCCGGAGGGCAGACGCTGCTCTTCCTCAATCGCCGCGGTTTTGCCACCTACCTCGTCTGTCAGGATTGTGGCCACGTGCTCCGCTGCCCCAACTGCTCCGTCACCCTTACCTATCACCGCCGCAGGGAGCGACACTTCTGCCACTATTGCGACTACTCCATCCCAGCCCCGTCGGTCTGCCCGGAATGTGACAGCCAGGCCATCGGCCTATTGGGGCGTGGCACGGAGCGAGTCGAAGAGGAGGTGCGGGAGCTTTTTCCTCTCGCCCGGGTCGGACGCATGGACCGGGACACGACGAGCGGCCGTGGCGGGCACGCAAGGGTGTTGAAAGGGTTGGAGGACGGCACTATCGACATCCTTATCGGCACCCAGATGATCGCCAAGGGGCACGATTTCCCCGGCGTCACTCTCGTCGGGGTAGTGTCCGCCGATGCAACCCTCAATATTCCCGATTTTCGCAGCAGTGAGCGGACCTTTCAACTGATCAGCCAGGTGATGGGGCGTGCCGGTCGTGGTGATGCGCCGGGAAAGGTGCTGATCCAAAGCCTGGCGCCGGATCACTATGCCATTACCCATGCCGTTGCCCATGATTTTGAAGGTTTTTATGCCGAAGAAATCAGTTTCCGCAGAGAGGTCGGTTACCCGCCGTTTACACATCTGGCAGCGCTGACCCTGTCGGGCAATTCCGTTGCAGAGGTGGAAAAAGGAGCGGAAGCAGTCGCCGGAGTGCTGCATAGTACAAAACGGGAACTGAAAAGCAGGGTTGAGATTCTCGGGCCGGTATCTGCTCCACTTGGCAAGATCCGCGGCCGTTACCGCTGGCAGATTCTTCTGAAATCAACAGGTCGTGCAGAGCTGCACCGATTACTGGCTCGATTCAAGGCCGGCGTCAAGTTACCGGCGGTGGTGAGGATGGCTGTCGATGTAGACCCGGTGGATATGCTCTGA
- a CDS encoding CZB domain-containing protein: MARTDHMVFVERIAKAVKGEMSLQSDTLPDHRHCRFGKWYYDAGARYCGHLTAYRDIEQPHVLIHQLAKQAVTAKEHGAQAEAEQILEKLRGASRNIDTLLEELVKQSQ, translated from the coding sequence ATGGCGCGTACGGATCACATGGTTTTTGTGGAACGCATAGCGAAGGCAGTCAAAGGTGAAATGTCTCTCCAGTCCGATACTCTGCCGGATCACCGCCATTGCCGCTTCGGCAAATGGTACTACGATGCAGGCGCTCGATATTGCGGCCATCTCACCGCCTACCGCGACATTGAGCAGCCACACGTTTTGATCCATCAGCTGGCGAAACAGGCCGTGACGGCTAAGGAACACGGAGCCCAGGCGGAAGCTGAGCAAATCCTGGAAAAATTGCGGGGAGCCTCGCGCAACATCGACACTCTGCTGGAAGAACTGGTGAAACAGTCACAATAA
- a CDS encoding B12-binding domain-containing radical SAM protein, with protein MKLLLVQPTTVFKDGTAYKTKRRWVMGLTLPYLAGLTPPWVDVQLLDDRYSEIDYDAGYDLVALTTTIATATRAYAIAADFRKRGIPVVMGGFHASLQPEECLEHCDAVVEGEAEYIWPELLEDFRAGRMKRRYKADRFHDLKGLPAPRWDLLDRRKYLAPFLPVMTTRGCPFQCSFCEVPVVYGTKYRHRPIGEVIEDMRRIPTRKIQIVDDNIAGSREYAKELFKAMIPLKVRWSCLWTINTSRDTELLDLAMRAGVAHVNIGVESISQSSLGTINKRQNNVREYVDMLREMEKRRIFYSLNFMFGLDEDTPEIFIDTLDFLKQVKAPMVFFNTVTPREGTPMRRQLIKDGRIINPMGDRYVGMECLFSPRNMTAREVEEGVWNCFREFYSLPKIARRFLLPPNSYFGQGFASNLIFWWAVRNRKDPVDFY; from the coding sequence ATGAAACTTCTCCTGGTCCAACCTACAACCGTCTTCAAGGACGGGACAGCCTACAAGACCAAGCGCCGCTGGGTCATGGGGCTTACCCTCCCCTACCTGGCAGGGCTCACTCCCCCCTGGGTCGACGTACAGCTCCTGGACGACCGTTACAGCGAGATTGATTATGACGCAGGCTACGACCTGGTTGCATTAACCACCACCATCGCCACGGCAACGCGTGCCTATGCCATCGCCGCAGATTTCAGGAAGCGGGGAATCCCGGTGGTCATGGGGGGATTCCATGCGTCCCTCCAGCCGGAGGAGTGCCTGGAACATTGCGATGCAGTGGTGGAGGGAGAAGCCGAGTACATCTGGCCGGAGCTCCTGGAAGACTTCCGCGCAGGCCGGATGAAGCGGCGTTACAAGGCCGACCGGTTCCACGATCTGAAAGGGCTTCCCGCACCCCGCTGGGACCTCCTCGACCGAAGGAAGTACCTGGCGCCGTTCCTGCCGGTAATGACCACCCGCGGCTGCCCATTCCAGTGCAGCTTCTGCGAGGTGCCCGTGGTTTACGGCACCAAATACCGGCATCGCCCCATCGGCGAGGTGATAGAAGACATGCGGCGCATACCCACGCGAAAAATCCAGATCGTCGACGACAACATCGCCGGCAGCCGTGAATACGCCAAGGAGCTTTTCAAGGCAATGATACCCCTCAAGGTTCGCTGGAGCTGCCTCTGGACCATAAATACATCCCGAGATACCGAGCTTTTGGATCTGGCGATGCGGGCCGGAGTCGCCCACGTCAATATCGGCGTCGAATCCATCTCCCAGTCCAGCCTCGGCACCATCAACAAGCGTCAGAACAACGTCAGGGAGTACGTGGACATGCTGCGGGAGATGGAGAAACGGCGCATCTTCTACTCCCTCAACTTCATGTTCGGCCTGGATGAAGACACCCCTGAGATATTCATCGACACCTTGGATTTCCTGAAACAGGTCAAAGCCCCGATGGTGTTTTTCAACACCGTCACCCCAAGAGAAGGGACCCCCATGCGCCGCCAGCTCATCAAGGACGGACGGATAATCAATCCGATGGGTGATCGCTACGTAGGAATGGAATGCCTCTTTTCGCCCAGGAACATGACCGCCAGGGAAGTGGAAGAAGGTGTCTGGAACTGCTTCCGCGAGTTCTACTCGCTACCGAAGATCGCCCGTCGTTTCCTGCTGCCGCCGAATTCCTATTTTGGCCAGGGATTTGCCTCCAATCTCATTTTCTGGTGGGCGGTGCGCAACCGCAAGGACCCCGTAGATTTCTACTAG
- a CDS encoding ribonuclease H-like domain-containing protein, protein MLKNTFCHIPGVSCRLEEQLWTAGFRCWDAFQQQPVPLFTPARNQAATECLVESRYHLECSNPLYFCKLLPVRLHWRLFPSFRYTVAYLDIETTGLSRSGNIITTIALYDGRNIRHYVHGKNLEAFKEDIQRYQLLVTYNGKGFDVPFIESCLKISMPQAHIDLMHLLRSLGFKGGLKGCEKQLGLERGGLEGVDGYFAVLLWRDYQDNGNVKALETLLAYNIEDVVNLETLMIAAYNLKLEETPFSDIHTLPIPVRPEIPFTADSATIERLRMCYS, encoded by the coding sequence ATGCTGAAAAACACCTTTTGTCATATTCCCGGTGTAAGCTGCCGGCTGGAAGAGCAACTCTGGACGGCGGGATTCCGTTGCTGGGATGCCTTTCAGCAACAGCCCGTGCCGCTGTTCACCCCTGCAAGAAACCAGGCAGCGACCGAGTGCCTGGTAGAGTCGCGCTACCATCTGGAATGTTCCAACCCGCTTTATTTCTGCAAACTTCTTCCGGTCAGGCTGCACTGGCGGCTCTTTCCCAGTTTTCGTTACACTGTCGCCTATCTGGATATCGAAACCACCGGGCTTTCCCGGTCGGGAAACATCATTACCACCATTGCCCTTTACGACGGCAGGAATATCCGCCACTATGTCCATGGTAAAAACCTCGAAGCTTTCAAAGAGGACATTCAGCGCTATCAGTTGCTCGTCACCTACAACGGCAAGGGGTTCGACGTTCCATTTATCGAAAGCTGTCTCAAGATCTCCATGCCCCAGGCACATATCGACCTGATGCATCTGTTGCGCAGTCTCGGTTTTAAGGGAGGGTTGAAGGGGTGCGAGAAACAACTCGGGCTGGAGAGGGGAGGGCTGGAAGGGGTGGACGGCTACTTCGCCGTTCTGCTCTGGCGTGACTATCAGGACAACGGCAATGTAAAAGCCCTGGAAACCCTTCTTGCCTACAACATCGAAGATGTGGTGAACCTGGAAACTCTGATGATCGCGGCCTACAACCTGAAGCTGGAGGAGACGCCGTTTTCCGACATCCACACATTGCCGATCCCCGTGCGACCGGAGATACCGTTTACTGCCGATAGCGCCACCATAGAACGCCTCAGGATGTGCTATTCTTGA